A genomic stretch from Bos javanicus breed banteng chromosome 3, ARS-OSU_banteng_1.0, whole genome shotgun sequence includes:
- the ADAR gene encoding double-stranded RNA-specific adenosine deaminase isoform X2, with translation MSPIRDRAIDFRLKGYSLNRYQARPAQGYEHSRHRHQQPERGPCRDSFQLQQIEFLKGQLPEVPLFGKQPPSLPPFLPGLWPRFPGPPARGGPLQIRGVPRGVPLRSQVLPRRFQRPFPRGHIRPWRGVDRLSSHFQGLTISQDQEQRTLELLDELGDGKATTARDLARKLQAPKKDINRVLYSLAEKGKLHQEAGSPPLWRATVPVQAQNQPSQETRAESQTPGAPSPDSSVETEGRSTPCGLEEPPEPLDMAEIKEKICDHLFNVSSSSALNLAKNIGLTKARDVNAVLIDLERQGDVYRQGTTPPIWYLTDKKRERIQIKRNKDSVPETTQAAAVLETGKTTEGPTCNSPASDASNSTVTPGKVENGQEPVVKLKLKQEATAEPVKLKPPVYDNGPSKTGYVDFENGQWATDDIPDDLNSIHAAPGEFRAIMEMPSFYSHGLPRCSPYKKLTECQLKNPISGLLEYAQFASQTCEFNMIEQSGPPHEPRFKFQVVINGREFPPAEAGSKKVAKQDAAMKAMTILLEEAKAKDSGRSEESYHYSSEKESEKTAESQTATPSATSFLSGKNPVTTLLEFQYCVAMGTHTFPTASAPSKKAAKQMAAEEAMKALQGEATSSTSSEDQPGSTNTEAFDNLESVMPNKVRRISELVRYLNTNPVGGLLEYARSHGFAAEFKLVDQSGPPHEPKFVYQAKVGGRWFPAVCAHSKKQGKQEAADAALRVLIGEDEKAERMGFTEVTPVTGASLRRTMLLLSRSPEAKRKTLPLTGSTFHDQIAMLSHRCFNALTNSFQPSLLGRKILAAIIMKKDSDDLGVVVSLGTGNRCVKGDSLSLKGETVNDCHAEIISRRGFIRFLYSELMKYNPQTAKDSIFEPAKGGEKLQIKKSVSFHLYISTAPCGDGALFDKSCSDRAVESTDSRHYPVFENPKQGKLRTKVENGEGTIPVESSDIVPTWDGIRLGERLRTMSCSDKILRWNVLGLQGALLTHFLQPVYLKSVTLGYLFSQGHLTRAICCRVTRDGSAFEDGLRHPFIVNHPKVGRVSVYDSKRQSGKTKETSVNWCLADGYDLEILDGTRGTVDGPRNELSRVSKKNIFLLFKKLCSFRYRRDLLRLSYGEAKKAARDYEIAKNYFKKSLKDMGYGNWISKPQEEKNFYLCPV, from the exons GGGTATTCCCTCAACAGATACCAAGCCCGCCCAGCCCAAGGCTATGAGCACAGCAGGCACAGACACCAGCAGCCAGAGCGGGGACCTTGTCGTGACAGTTTCCAGCTCCAGCAAATAGAGTTTCTCAAGGGGCAGCTCCCAGAAGTGCCCCTATTTGGAAAGCAGCCACCATCACTGCCACCGTTCCTCCCTGGACTCTGGCCGAGGTTTCCAGGACCACCTGCCAGAGGTGGGCCCCTCCAGATCCGAGGTGTCCCCAGGGGCGTGCCTCTCAGAAGTCAGGTACTCCCAAGACGGTTCCAGCGTCCTTTCCCACGTGGCCACATTCGGCCATGGAGAGGTGTTGATAGGCTCTCCTCACATTTCCAGGGACTGACCATCAGCCAGGATCAGGAACAAAGGACCCTAGAGCTCTTGGATGAGCTTGGGGACGGAAAGGCCACCACAGCGCGTGATCTGGCCCGGAAGCTCCAAGCCCCAAAGAAGGACATCAACCGAGTCCTGTACTCTCTGGCAGAGAAGGGTAAGCTACACCAAGAGGCAGGATCTCCCCCTTTGTGGAGAGCCACAGTCCCAGTTCAGGCTCAGAACCAGCCTAGCCAAGAAACGAGAGCAGAGAGTCAAACCCCAGGAGCTCCAAGCCCAGACTCCAGTGTGGAAACTGAAGGCAGAAGCACCCCGTGTGGCTTGGAAGAGCCCCCCGAGCCTCTCGACATGGCTGAGATCAAGGAGAAGATCTGTGACCACCTGTTCAACGTGTCCAGCTCCTCTGCCCTGAACTTGGCTAAGAACATTGGCCTCACTAAGGCCCGGGATGTGAATGCTGTGCTGATTGACTTGGAAAGGCAGGGAGATGTCTACAGGCAGGGGACCACCCCTCCCATATGGTATTTGACTGACAAGAAGCGAGAGAGGATACAGATCAAGAGAAACAAGGACAGTGTTCCTGAAACCACTCAAGCTGCTGCTGTCCTGGAGACCGGAAAAACCACAGAGGGCCCCACCTGCAACTCACCTGCGTCAGACGCCTCCAACAGCACGGTCACCCCAGGAAAGGTAGAAAATGGGCAGGAACCCGTCGTCAAGTTAAAACTCAAGCAAGAGGCCACAGCAGAACCAGTAAAACTGAAACCACCTGTTTATGACAACGGCCCCTCCAAAACAGGGTATGTTGACTTTGAAAACGGCCAGTGGGCCACAGATGACATCCCCGATGACTTGAATAGTATCCACGCCGCACCAGGTGAGTTCCGCGCCATCATGGAGATGCCCTCCTTCTACAGTCATGGCTTGCCACGGTGTTCACCCTACAAGAAACTGACAGAGTGCCAGCTGAAGAACCCCATCAGCGGCCTGTTAGAGTATGCCCAGTTCGCTAGTCAGACCTGTGAGTTCAACATGATAGAGCAGAGCGGACCACCCCATGAACCTCG ATTTAAATTCCAAGTTGTCATCAATGGCCGAGAGTTTCCCCCAGCTGAAGCTGGCAGCAAGAAAGTGGCCAAGCAGGATGCAGCCATGAAAGCCATGACAATTCTGCTTGAGGAAGCTAAAGCCAAGGACAGTGGAAGATCAGAAGAATCATACCACTATTCCTCAGAGAAGGAATCAGAGAAG ACCGCAGAGTCCCAGACTGCCACCCCTTCAGCAACATCCTTCCTTTCTGGGAAGAACCCCGTCACTACATTGCTTGA GTTCCAGTACTGTGTTGCAATGGGAACCCATACTTTCCCCACTGCCAGCGCCCCAAGCAAGAAGGCAGCAAAGCAGATGGCTGCAGAGGAAGCCATGAAGGCCCTGCAAGGGGAGGCGACCAGCTCGACGTCTTCTGAAGACCAG CCAGGAAGTACGAACACGGAAGCATTCGATAACTTGGAATCAGTGATGCCCAACAAGGTCAGGAGGATCAGTGAGCTCGTGCGATACCTGAACACCAACCCAGTGGGCGGCCTGTTGGAGTACGCCCGCTCCCACGGCTTTGCTGCTGAGTTCAAGTTGGTTGACCAGTCCGGACCTCCTCACGAGCCCAA GTTCGTTTACCAAGCGAAAGTTGGGGGTCGCTGGTTCCCAGCCGTCTGCGCGCACAGCAAGAAGCAAGGCAAGCAGGAAGCTGCAGATGCGGCCCTCCGCGTTTTGATTGGGGAGGACGAGAAGGCAGAGCGCATGGGTTTCACAGAGGTAACCCCAGTGACAGGGGCCAGTCTCAGAAGAACTATGCTCCTCCTCTCAAGGTCCCCAGAAGCAAAGCGAAAGACA CTCCCTCTCACGGGCAGTACCTTCCACGACCAGATAGCCATGCTGAGCCACCGGTGCTTCAACGCCCTTACCAACAGTTTCCAGCCCTCCTTACTCGGCCGCAAGATCCTGGCTGCCATCATCATGAAGAAAGACTCTGACGACCTAGGTGTTGTGGTCAGCCTGGGGACAG GGAATCGCTGTGTGAAAGGAGATTCTCTGAGCCTAAAGGGAGAAACTGTCAATGACTGTCATGCAGAGATCATCTCCCGGAGAGGCTTCATCAG GTTTCTCTACAGCGAGTTAATGAAATACAACCCCCAGACGGCGAAGGATAGTATATTTGAACCTGCTAAAGGAGGAGAAAAGCTTCAGATAAAAAAGAGCGTGTCATTCCATCTCTATATCAG CACGGCCCCGTGTGGGGATGGTGCCCTCTTTGACAAGTCCTGCAGCGACCGAGCTGTGGAGAGCACAGACTCCCGCCACTACCCTGTCTTCGAGAATCCCAAACAAGGCAAGCTCCGCACCAAGGTAGAGAACG GGGAAGGCACGATCCCAGTGGAGTCCAGTGACATTGTGCCCACATGGGACGGCATTCGGCTGGGGGAGAGACTCCGCACCATGTCCTGCAGCGACAAGATCCTGCGCTGGAACGTGCTGGGCCTGCAGGGGGCACTGTTGACCCACTTCCTGCAGCCTGTGTATCTCAAATCCGTCACTCTGG GTTACCTATTCAGCCAGGGGCACCTGACCCGTGCCATTTGCTGTCGTGTGACAAGAGATGGAAGTGCGTTTGAGGATGGACTCCGACATCCCTTTATTGTCAACCACCCCAAG GTTGGCCGAGTCAGTGTATACGATTCCAAAAGGCAGTCTGGGAAGACCAAGGAGACAAGTGTCAACTGGTGTTTGGCTGATGGCTACGACCTCGAAATCCTGGATGGGACCAGAGGCACCGTGGACGG GCCACGGAACGAATTGTCCCGGGTGTCCAAAAAGAacattttccttctatttaaGAAGCTCTGCTCCTTCCGATACCGCAGAGATCTACTTAGACTCTCCTATGGTGAGGCCAAGAAAGCTGCCCGTGACTACGAGATAGCCAAGAACTACTTCAAAAAATCTCTGAAGGACATGGGCTACGGGAACTGGATAAGCAAGCCCCAGGAGGAGAAGAATTTTTACCTCTGCCCGGTGTAG
- the ADAR gene encoding double-stranded RNA-specific adenosine deaminase isoform X6, whose product MSPIRDRAIDFRLKGYSLNRYQARPAQGYEHSRHRHQQPERGPCRDSFQLQQIEFLKGQLPEVPLFGKQPPSLPPFLPGLWPRFPGPPARGGPLQIRGVPRGVPLRSQVLPRRFQRPFPRGHIRPWRGVDRLSSHFQGLTISQDQEQRTLELLDELGDGKATTARDLARKLQAPKKDINRVLYSLAEKGKLHQEAGSPPLWRATVPVQAQNQPSQETRAESQTPGAPSPDSSVETEGRSTPCGLEEPPEPLDMAEIKEKICDHLFNVSSSSALNLAKNIGLTKARDVNAVLIDLERQGDVYRQGTTPPIWYLTDKKRERIQIKRNKDSVPETTQAAAVLETGKTTEGPTCNSPASDASNSTVTPGKVENGQEPVVKLKLKQEATAEPVKLKPPVYDNGPSKTGYVDFENGQWATDDIPDDLNSIHAAPGEFRAIMEMPSFYSHGLPRCSPYKKLTECQLKNPISGLLEYAQFASQTCEFNMIEQSGPPHEPRFKFQVVINGREFPPAEAGSKKVAKQDAAMKAMTILLEEAKAKDSGRSEESYHYSSEKESEKTAESQTATPSATSFLSGKNPVTTLLEFQYCVAMGTHTFPTASAPSKKAAKQMAAEEAMKALQGEATSSTSSEDQPGSTNTEAFDNLESVMPNKVRRISELVRYLNTNPVGGLLEYARSHGFAAEFKLVDQSGPPHEPKFVYQAKVGGRWFPAVCAHSKKQGKQEAADAALRVLIGEDEKAERMGFTELPLTGSTFHDQIAMLSHRCFNALTNSFQPSLLGRKILAAIIMKKDSDDLGVVVSLGTGNRCVKGDSLSLKGETVNDCHAEIISRRGFIRFLYSELMKYNPQTAKDSIFEPAKGGEKLQIKKSVSFHLYISTAPCGDGALFDKSCSDRAVESTDSRHYPVFENPKQGKLRTKVENGEGTIPVESSDIVPTWDGIRLGERLRTMSCSDKILRWNVLGLQGALLTHFLQPVYLKSVTLGYLFSQGHLTRAICCRVTRDGSAFEDGLRHPFIVNHPKVGRVSVYDSKRQSGKTKETSVNWCLADGYDLEILDGTRGTVDGPRNELSRVSKKNIFLLFKKLCSFRYRRDLLRLSYGEAKKAARDYEIAKNYFKKSLKDMGYGNWISKPQEEKNFYLCPV is encoded by the exons GGGTATTCCCTCAACAGATACCAAGCCCGCCCAGCCCAAGGCTATGAGCACAGCAGGCACAGACACCAGCAGCCAGAGCGGGGACCTTGTCGTGACAGTTTCCAGCTCCAGCAAATAGAGTTTCTCAAGGGGCAGCTCCCAGAAGTGCCCCTATTTGGAAAGCAGCCACCATCACTGCCACCGTTCCTCCCTGGACTCTGGCCGAGGTTTCCAGGACCACCTGCCAGAGGTGGGCCCCTCCAGATCCGAGGTGTCCCCAGGGGCGTGCCTCTCAGAAGTCAGGTACTCCCAAGACGGTTCCAGCGTCCTTTCCCACGTGGCCACATTCGGCCATGGAGAGGTGTTGATAGGCTCTCCTCACATTTCCAGGGACTGACCATCAGCCAGGATCAGGAACAAAGGACCCTAGAGCTCTTGGATGAGCTTGGGGACGGAAAGGCCACCACAGCGCGTGATCTGGCCCGGAAGCTCCAAGCCCCAAAGAAGGACATCAACCGAGTCCTGTACTCTCTGGCAGAGAAGGGTAAGCTACACCAAGAGGCAGGATCTCCCCCTTTGTGGAGAGCCACAGTCCCAGTTCAGGCTCAGAACCAGCCTAGCCAAGAAACGAGAGCAGAGAGTCAAACCCCAGGAGCTCCAAGCCCAGACTCCAGTGTGGAAACTGAAGGCAGAAGCACCCCGTGTGGCTTGGAAGAGCCCCCCGAGCCTCTCGACATGGCTGAGATCAAGGAGAAGATCTGTGACCACCTGTTCAACGTGTCCAGCTCCTCTGCCCTGAACTTGGCTAAGAACATTGGCCTCACTAAGGCCCGGGATGTGAATGCTGTGCTGATTGACTTGGAAAGGCAGGGAGATGTCTACAGGCAGGGGACCACCCCTCCCATATGGTATTTGACTGACAAGAAGCGAGAGAGGATACAGATCAAGAGAAACAAGGACAGTGTTCCTGAAACCACTCAAGCTGCTGCTGTCCTGGAGACCGGAAAAACCACAGAGGGCCCCACCTGCAACTCACCTGCGTCAGACGCCTCCAACAGCACGGTCACCCCAGGAAAGGTAGAAAATGGGCAGGAACCCGTCGTCAAGTTAAAACTCAAGCAAGAGGCCACAGCAGAACCAGTAAAACTGAAACCACCTGTTTATGACAACGGCCCCTCCAAAACAGGGTATGTTGACTTTGAAAACGGCCAGTGGGCCACAGATGACATCCCCGATGACTTGAATAGTATCCACGCCGCACCAGGTGAGTTCCGCGCCATCATGGAGATGCCCTCCTTCTACAGTCATGGCTTGCCACGGTGTTCACCCTACAAGAAACTGACAGAGTGCCAGCTGAAGAACCCCATCAGCGGCCTGTTAGAGTATGCCCAGTTCGCTAGTCAGACCTGTGAGTTCAACATGATAGAGCAGAGCGGACCACCCCATGAACCTCG ATTTAAATTCCAAGTTGTCATCAATGGCCGAGAGTTTCCCCCAGCTGAAGCTGGCAGCAAGAAAGTGGCCAAGCAGGATGCAGCCATGAAAGCCATGACAATTCTGCTTGAGGAAGCTAAAGCCAAGGACAGTGGAAGATCAGAAGAATCATACCACTATTCCTCAGAGAAGGAATCAGAGAAG ACCGCAGAGTCCCAGACTGCCACCCCTTCAGCAACATCCTTCCTTTCTGGGAAGAACCCCGTCACTACATTGCTTGA GTTCCAGTACTGTGTTGCAATGGGAACCCATACTTTCCCCACTGCCAGCGCCCCAAGCAAGAAGGCAGCAAAGCAGATGGCTGCAGAGGAAGCCATGAAGGCCCTGCAAGGGGAGGCGACCAGCTCGACGTCTTCTGAAGACCAG CCAGGAAGTACGAACACGGAAGCATTCGATAACTTGGAATCAGTGATGCCCAACAAGGTCAGGAGGATCAGTGAGCTCGTGCGATACCTGAACACCAACCCAGTGGGCGGCCTGTTGGAGTACGCCCGCTCCCACGGCTTTGCTGCTGAGTTCAAGTTGGTTGACCAGTCCGGACCTCCTCACGAGCCCAA GTTCGTTTACCAAGCGAAAGTTGGGGGTCGCTGGTTCCCAGCCGTCTGCGCGCACAGCAAGAAGCAAGGCAAGCAGGAAGCTGCAGATGCGGCCCTCCGCGTTTTGATTGGGGAGGACGAGAAGGCAGAGCGCATGGGTTTCACAGAG CTCCCTCTCACGGGCAGTACCTTCCACGACCAGATAGCCATGCTGAGCCACCGGTGCTTCAACGCCCTTACCAACAGTTTCCAGCCCTCCTTACTCGGCCGCAAGATCCTGGCTGCCATCATCATGAAGAAAGACTCTGACGACCTAGGTGTTGTGGTCAGCCTGGGGACAG GGAATCGCTGTGTGAAAGGAGATTCTCTGAGCCTAAAGGGAGAAACTGTCAATGACTGTCATGCAGAGATCATCTCCCGGAGAGGCTTCATCAG GTTTCTCTACAGCGAGTTAATGAAATACAACCCCCAGACGGCGAAGGATAGTATATTTGAACCTGCTAAAGGAGGAGAAAAGCTTCAGATAAAAAAGAGCGTGTCATTCCATCTCTATATCAG CACGGCCCCGTGTGGGGATGGTGCCCTCTTTGACAAGTCCTGCAGCGACCGAGCTGTGGAGAGCACAGACTCCCGCCACTACCCTGTCTTCGAGAATCCCAAACAAGGCAAGCTCCGCACCAAGGTAGAGAACG GGGAAGGCACGATCCCAGTGGAGTCCAGTGACATTGTGCCCACATGGGACGGCATTCGGCTGGGGGAGAGACTCCGCACCATGTCCTGCAGCGACAAGATCCTGCGCTGGAACGTGCTGGGCCTGCAGGGGGCACTGTTGACCCACTTCCTGCAGCCTGTGTATCTCAAATCCGTCACTCTGG GTTACCTATTCAGCCAGGGGCACCTGACCCGTGCCATTTGCTGTCGTGTGACAAGAGATGGAAGTGCGTTTGAGGATGGACTCCGACATCCCTTTATTGTCAACCACCCCAAG GTTGGCCGAGTCAGTGTATACGATTCCAAAAGGCAGTCTGGGAAGACCAAGGAGACAAGTGTCAACTGGTGTTTGGCTGATGGCTACGACCTCGAAATCCTGGATGGGACCAGAGGCACCGTGGACGG GCCACGGAACGAATTGTCCCGGGTGTCCAAAAAGAacattttccttctatttaaGAAGCTCTGCTCCTTCCGATACCGCAGAGATCTACTTAGACTCTCCTATGGTGAGGCCAAGAAAGCTGCCCGTGACTACGAGATAGCCAAGAACTACTTCAAAAAATCTCTGAAGGACATGGGCTACGGGAACTGGATAAGCAAGCCCCAGGAGGAGAAGAATTTTTACCTCTGCCCGGTGTAG
- the ADAR gene encoding double-stranded RNA-specific adenosine deaminase isoform X10 has protein sequence MDPRQGYSLNRYQARPAQGYEHSRHRHQQPERGPCRDSFQLQQIEFLKGQLPEVPLFGKQPPSLPPFLPGLWPRFPGPPARGGPLQIRGVPRGVPLRSQVLPRRFQRPFPRGHIRPWRGVDRLSSHFQGLTISQDQEQRTLELLDELGDGKATTARDLARKLQAPKKDINRVLYSLAEKGKLHQEAGSPPLWRATVPVQAQNQPSQETRAESQTPGAPSPDSSVETEGRSTPCGLEEPPEPLDMAEIKEKICDHLFNVSSSSALNLAKNIGLTKARDVNAVLIDLERQGDVYRQGTTPPIWYLTDKKRERIQIKRNKDSVPETTQAAAVLETGKTTEGPTCNSPASDASNSTVTPGKVENGQEPVVKLKLKQEATAEPVKLKPPVYDNGPSKTGYVDFENGQWATDDIPDDLNSIHAAPGEFRAIMEMPSFYSHGLPRCSPYKKLTECQLKNPISGLLEYAQFASQTCEFNMIEQSGPPHEPRFKFQVVINGREFPPAEAGSKKVAKQDAAMKAMTILLEEAKAKDSGRSEESYHYSSEKESEKTAESQTATPSATSFLSGKNPVTTLLEFQYCVAMGTHTFPTASAPSKKAAKQMAAEEAMKALQGEATSSTSSEDQPGSTNTEAFDNLESVMPNKVRRISELVRYLNTNPVGGLLEYARSHGFAAEFKLVDQSGPPHEPKFVYQAKVGGRWFPAVCAHSKKQGKQEAADAALRVLIGEDEKAERMGFTELPLTGSTFHDQIAMLSHRCFNALTNSFQPSLLGRKILAAIIMKKDSDDLGVVVSLGTGNRCVKGDSLSLKGETVNDCHAEIISRRGFIRFLYSELMKYNPQTAKDSIFEPAKGGEKLQIKKSVSFHLYISTAPCGDGALFDKSCSDRAVESTDSRHYPVFENPKQGKLRTKVENGEGTIPVESSDIVPTWDGIRLGERLRTMSCSDKILRWNVLGLQGALLTHFLQPVYLKSVTLGYLFSQGHLTRAICCRVTRDGSAFEDGLRHPFIVNHPKVGRVSVYDSKRQSGKTKETSVNWCLADGYDLEILDGTRGTVDGPRNELSRVSKKNIFLLFKKLCSFRYRRDLLRLSYGEAKKAARDYEIAKNYFKKSLKDMGYGNWISKPQEEKNFYLCPV, from the exons GGGTATTCCCTCAACAGATACCAAGCCCGCCCAGCCCAAGGCTATGAGCACAGCAGGCACAGACACCAGCAGCCAGAGCGGGGACCTTGTCGTGACAGTTTCCAGCTCCAGCAAATAGAGTTTCTCAAGGGGCAGCTCCCAGAAGTGCCCCTATTTGGAAAGCAGCCACCATCACTGCCACCGTTCCTCCCTGGACTCTGGCCGAGGTTTCCAGGACCACCTGCCAGAGGTGGGCCCCTCCAGATCCGAGGTGTCCCCAGGGGCGTGCCTCTCAGAAGTCAGGTACTCCCAAGACGGTTCCAGCGTCCTTTCCCACGTGGCCACATTCGGCCATGGAGAGGTGTTGATAGGCTCTCCTCACATTTCCAGGGACTGACCATCAGCCAGGATCAGGAACAAAGGACCCTAGAGCTCTTGGATGAGCTTGGGGACGGAAAGGCCACCACAGCGCGTGATCTGGCCCGGAAGCTCCAAGCCCCAAAGAAGGACATCAACCGAGTCCTGTACTCTCTGGCAGAGAAGGGTAAGCTACACCAAGAGGCAGGATCTCCCCCTTTGTGGAGAGCCACAGTCCCAGTTCAGGCTCAGAACCAGCCTAGCCAAGAAACGAGAGCAGAGAGTCAAACCCCAGGAGCTCCAAGCCCAGACTCCAGTGTGGAAACTGAAGGCAGAAGCACCCCGTGTGGCTTGGAAGAGCCCCCCGAGCCTCTCGACATGGCTGAGATCAAGGAGAAGATCTGTGACCACCTGTTCAACGTGTCCAGCTCCTCTGCCCTGAACTTGGCTAAGAACATTGGCCTCACTAAGGCCCGGGATGTGAATGCTGTGCTGATTGACTTGGAAAGGCAGGGAGATGTCTACAGGCAGGGGACCACCCCTCCCATATGGTATTTGACTGACAAGAAGCGAGAGAGGATACAGATCAAGAGAAACAAGGACAGTGTTCCTGAAACCACTCAAGCTGCTGCTGTCCTGGAGACCGGAAAAACCACAGAGGGCCCCACCTGCAACTCACCTGCGTCAGACGCCTCCAACAGCACGGTCACCCCAGGAAAGGTAGAAAATGGGCAGGAACCCGTCGTCAAGTTAAAACTCAAGCAAGAGGCCACAGCAGAACCAGTAAAACTGAAACCACCTGTTTATGACAACGGCCCCTCCAAAACAGGGTATGTTGACTTTGAAAACGGCCAGTGGGCCACAGATGACATCCCCGATGACTTGAATAGTATCCACGCCGCACCAGGTGAGTTCCGCGCCATCATGGAGATGCCCTCCTTCTACAGTCATGGCTTGCCACGGTGTTCACCCTACAAGAAACTGACAGAGTGCCAGCTGAAGAACCCCATCAGCGGCCTGTTAGAGTATGCCCAGTTCGCTAGTCAGACCTGTGAGTTCAACATGATAGAGCAGAGCGGACCACCCCATGAACCTCG ATTTAAATTCCAAGTTGTCATCAATGGCCGAGAGTTTCCCCCAGCTGAAGCTGGCAGCAAGAAAGTGGCCAAGCAGGATGCAGCCATGAAAGCCATGACAATTCTGCTTGAGGAAGCTAAAGCCAAGGACAGTGGAAGATCAGAAGAATCATACCACTATTCCTCAGAGAAGGAATCAGAGAAG ACCGCAGAGTCCCAGACTGCCACCCCTTCAGCAACATCCTTCCTTTCTGGGAAGAACCCCGTCACTACATTGCTTGA GTTCCAGTACTGTGTTGCAATGGGAACCCATACTTTCCCCACTGCCAGCGCCCCAAGCAAGAAGGCAGCAAAGCAGATGGCTGCAGAGGAAGCCATGAAGGCCCTGCAAGGGGAGGCGACCAGCTCGACGTCTTCTGAAGACCAG CCAGGAAGTACGAACACGGAAGCATTCGATAACTTGGAATCAGTGATGCCCAACAAGGTCAGGAGGATCAGTGAGCTCGTGCGATACCTGAACACCAACCCAGTGGGCGGCCTGTTGGAGTACGCCCGCTCCCACGGCTTTGCTGCTGAGTTCAAGTTGGTTGACCAGTCCGGACCTCCTCACGAGCCCAA GTTCGTTTACCAAGCGAAAGTTGGGGGTCGCTGGTTCCCAGCCGTCTGCGCGCACAGCAAGAAGCAAGGCAAGCAGGAAGCTGCAGATGCGGCCCTCCGCGTTTTGATTGGGGAGGACGAGAAGGCAGAGCGCATGGGTTTCACAGAG CTCCCTCTCACGGGCAGTACCTTCCACGACCAGATAGCCATGCTGAGCCACCGGTGCTTCAACGCCCTTACCAACAGTTTCCAGCCCTCCTTACTCGGCCGCAAGATCCTGGCTGCCATCATCATGAAGAAAGACTCTGACGACCTAGGTGTTGTGGTCAGCCTGGGGACAG GGAATCGCTGTGTGAAAGGAGATTCTCTGAGCCTAAAGGGAGAAACTGTCAATGACTGTCATGCAGAGATCATCTCCCGGAGAGGCTTCATCAG GTTTCTCTACAGCGAGTTAATGAAATACAACCCCCAGACGGCGAAGGATAGTATATTTGAACCTGCTAAAGGAGGAGAAAAGCTTCAGATAAAAAAGAGCGTGTCATTCCATCTCTATATCAG CACGGCCCCGTGTGGGGATGGTGCCCTCTTTGACAAGTCCTGCAGCGACCGAGCTGTGGAGAGCACAGACTCCCGCCACTACCCTGTCTTCGAGAATCCCAAACAAGGCAAGCTCCGCACCAAGGTAGAGAACG GGGAAGGCACGATCCCAGTGGAGTCCAGTGACATTGTGCCCACATGGGACGGCATTCGGCTGGGGGAGAGACTCCGCACCATGTCCTGCAGCGACAAGATCCTGCGCTGGAACGTGCTGGGCCTGCAGGGGGCACTGTTGACCCACTTCCTGCAGCCTGTGTATCTCAAATCCGTCACTCTGG GTTACCTATTCAGCCAGGGGCACCTGACCCGTGCCATTTGCTGTCGTGTGACAAGAGATGGAAGTGCGTTTGAGGATGGACTCCGACATCCCTTTATTGTCAACCACCCCAAG GTTGGCCGAGTCAGTGTATACGATTCCAAAAGGCAGTCTGGGAAGACCAAGGAGACAAGTGTCAACTGGTGTTTGGCTGATGGCTACGACCTCGAAATCCTGGATGGGACCAGAGGCACCGTGGACGG GCCACGGAACGAATTGTCCCGGGTGTCCAAAAAGAacattttccttctatttaaGAAGCTCTGCTCCTTCCGATACCGCAGAGATCTACTTAGACTCTCCTATGGTGAGGCCAAGAAAGCTGCCCGTGACTACGAGATAGCCAAGAACTACTTCAAAAAATCTCTGAAGGACATGGGCTACGGGAACTGGATAAGCAAGCCCCAGGAGGAGAAGAATTTTTACCTCTGCCCGGTGTAG